A single region of the Liolophura sinensis isolate JHLJ2023 chromosome 9, CUHK_Ljap_v2, whole genome shotgun sequence genome encodes:
- the LOC135475415 gene encoding alpha-tocopherol transfer protein-like: MASHESYSAVLREDSVKKAKDELNEKPEENRSQLKQFTDWIQQERKWLTAPTDPIFLMSFLRVRKFSQLLARETLVNYLTTREKEAEYFTKVDCDDIKIMTVLKSSFFLPMPKPDEHGRQVCIIRPGQLDISGKVFKIQDAFRAVFMILDFLLRDENVQVNGLIMVLDYTGVTMSHQSFAGEHRAKFLKLLTRTYPLRIKGILMYNVGPFMEILLGIMKSVLKEKIQKRLETAPDMVTIYSKLGQSCLPLDYLPDDYSGDHSGTCKEIADNLIKDLRKAEVKNWIAQLSPGNCKVDSKTMPARDELFREAFRKLNVE; this comes from the exons ATGGCGTCACACGAGAGTTACAGCGCCGTCCTGCGGGAAGACAGTGTGAAGAAAGCGAAGGACGAGCTAAATGAGAAACCCGAAGAGAATCGCTCTCAACTCAAACAGTTTACTGATTGGATACAGCAAGAGAGGAAATGGCTGACTGCGCCAACAG ATCCCATATTTTTGATGTCGTTTTTGAGAGTTCGGAAGTTCAGTCAGTTGTTGGCCAGAGAGACGCTGGTAAATTACCTAACAACACGAGAGAAAGAGGCAGAGTATTTTACCAAAGTGGACTGTGATGACATCAAAATAATGACGGTGTTAAAATCTAG TTTCTTCCTCCCGATGCCAAAACCAGACGAACATGGCCGTCAAGTCTGTATCATCCGGCCTG GTCAGTTGGATATATCGGGGAAAGTGTTTAAGATCCAGGATGCATTTAGGGCGGTTTTTATGATCCTCGACTTCCTCTTGCGAGATGAGAACGTTCAGGTGAATGGTTTGATCATGGTGCTGGACTATACTGGCGTCACAATGAGTCATCAGAGCTTCGCGGGGGAGCACAGGGCCAAGTTCCTCAAACTGTTAACG AGAACCTATCCTCTCCGCATCAAGGGCATACTAATGTACAATGTGGGGCCATTTATGGAGATTCTTCTCGGTATTATGAAAtctgttttgaaagaaaagatacagaaacgt CTGGAGACCGCTCCTGACATGGTGACGATATATTCGAAGTTAGgccagagttgtctcccccttGACTACTTGCCAGACGATTACTCGGGTGACCATAGTGGCACGTGCAAAGAGATTGCAG ATAATCTTATCAAAGATCTACGAAAAGCTGAAGTGAAAAACTGGATAGCTCAATTGTCCCCTGGAAATTGTAAGGTGGACTCCAAAACTATGCCAGCAAGAGATGAGTTATTCCGAGAGGCATTCAGGAAACTAAACGTGGAGTGA